One Halomonas sp. M4R1S46 genomic window carries:
- a CDS encoding zinc-binding dehydrogenase, with amino-acid sequence MGAESLPETVPATMSAMLLTGHGDVDKLVHDTHVPTPRPAAGEVLVRVTATAKNNTDRKAREGLYPTKDKGEVTSFAMGGSPTLTFPRIQGADVVGRVVAVGEGVASSRIGDRGLLDFNLYADERRDINLTPDYYGHGADGGFAEYIAVPSDQFHSVANPELADAELAAMGMCSYQTAYHMMTAAGVKSGERILVTGASGGVGTALIQLCRIVGAVPYALSQADKADALLALGAEAVLDRNDMADFTERVKAVTGGAPIDAVMDLVGGEMTDRFIDTMIFDMNSRHSYPRLSIAGASGGNVSEIMWTRIYLYQVQIFGVSHGTREEAEQLVHWIRDGRLKPVLHAAFKLSELHEAERYFVHRGSNYLGKIVIVPDSQWQEHGAPFALEGTK; translated from the coding sequence ATGGGCGCCGAGTCCCTGCCGGAAACCGTTCCCGCCACCATGTCGGCCATGCTGCTGACCGGCCATGGCGACGTGGACAAGCTGGTCCATGACACCCATGTCCCCACCCCGCGACCCGCCGCCGGCGAGGTGCTGGTCAGGGTCACGGCCACGGCGAAGAACAACACCGACCGCAAGGCGCGCGAGGGCCTCTACCCGACCAAGGACAAGGGCGAGGTGACCTCCTTCGCCATGGGCGGATCGCCGACGCTGACCTTCCCGCGCATCCAGGGCGCCGACGTGGTCGGCCGCGTGGTGGCCGTGGGCGAGGGCGTCGCGAGCTCGCGGATCGGCGACCGCGGCCTGCTCGACTTCAACCTCTATGCGGATGAGCGCCGCGACATCAACCTGACGCCGGACTACTACGGCCATGGCGCCGACGGCGGCTTCGCCGAGTACATCGCCGTGCCGTCGGACCAGTTCCATAGCGTGGCGAACCCCGAGCTCGCCGATGCCGAGCTGGCGGCCATGGGCATGTGCTCCTACCAGACCGCCTATCACATGATGACGGCTGCTGGCGTGAAGTCGGGAGAACGTATTCTCGTCACCGGCGCCAGCGGCGGCGTGGGCACGGCACTGATCCAGCTGTGCCGCATCGTCGGGGCGGTGCCCTATGCCCTCAGCCAGGCGGACAAGGCCGACGCCCTGCTCGCGCTGGGCGCCGAGGCGGTGCTCGACCGCAATGACATGGCGGACTTCACCGAGCGGGTCAAGGCCGTTACCGGTGGCGCCCCCATCGACGCGGTGATGGACCTGGTCGGCGGCGAGATGACCGACCGCTTCATCGACACCATGATCTTCGACATGAACAGCCGCCACAGCTACCCCCGCCTGTCCATCGCCGGGGCCAGCGGCGGCAACGTCAGCGAGATCATGTGGACCCGCATCTACCTCTACCAGGTGCAGATCTTCGGCGTCTCCCACGGCACCCGGGAAGAGGCCGAGCAGCTGGTCCACTGGATCCGCGACGGCCGGCTCAAGCCGGTGCTGCACGCGGCCTTCAAGCTCTCCGAACTGCACGAGGCCGAGCGCTACTTCGTCCATCGCGGCAGCAACTACCTGGGCAAGATCGTGATTGTCCCGGATTCCCAATGGCAGGAACACGGCGCACCCTTTGCGCTCGAGGGGACCAAATGA
- a CDS encoding DUF2182 domain-containing protein: protein MWRRTLQALPTRPLPLVASLILAAVASWAYMFDMAGMPAMGGGFMAWSTFVMWTVMMVAMMLPTATPAILVFAAATTRPPGRSAPLPYLFAVGYLLAWTGFAAVATAAQWGLHELALLSPGKALGAPTWAGALLLGAGLFQWTRVKDACLRGCRSPMGLVAEGLPDTAGRALRAGIRLGLYCTGCCWALMALMFVGGVMSLAWMAGLTLLILLEKLTHHPRRLSQGVGLGLIAYGGWLLLG, encoded by the coding sequence ATGTGGCGTCGAACGCTGCAGGCACTGCCCACCAGGCCCCTGCCCCTGGTGGCCAGCCTGATCCTGGCGGCCGTGGCCAGTTGGGCCTACATGTTCGACATGGCCGGCATGCCGGCCATGGGCGGCGGCTTCATGGCCTGGTCGACCTTCGTGATGTGGACGGTGATGATGGTGGCCATGATGCTGCCCACCGCGACCCCGGCGATCCTGGTCTTTGCCGCGGCGACCACACGCCCGCCCGGCCGGTCGGCGCCCCTGCCCTACCTGTTCGCCGTCGGCTACCTGTTGGCCTGGACGGGCTTCGCCGCCGTCGCCACGGCGGCGCAGTGGGGGCTGCACGAGTTGGCGCTGCTGTCGCCAGGCAAGGCGCTGGGCGCGCCGACCTGGGCCGGGGCGCTGCTGCTGGGCGCCGGCCTCTTCCAGTGGACGCGCGTCAAGGACGCCTGCCTGCGCGGCTGCCGCAGTCCCATGGGCCTGGTCGCCGAAGGCCTGCCCGACACCGCTGGCCGGGCCCTTCGGGCCGGGATCCGGCTCGGCCTCTACTGCACCGGCTGCTGCTGGGCCCTGATGGCGCTGATGTTCGTCGGCGGGGTCATGAGCCTGGCCTGGATGGCGGGTCTCACCCTGCTCATCCTGCTGGAGAAGCTGACCCATCACCCCCGGCGCCTCAGCCAGGGCGTCGGGCTGGGGCTGATCGCCTACGGTGGCTGGCTGCTGCTGGGCTGA
- a CDS encoding aminotransferase class I/II-fold pyridoxal phosphate-dependent enzyme, translating to MPRFPDHLTSPGPDNPFPGIWVLQRRLGHEIAHRLGSNEGLDMPHAALREHFGDAMTEHVYCYGDAEALGLRERLAGRHGFAVDTLLVDAGCDSLLALALRTVAPAGSTVVGSAGTYPTFGYFARGQGCRLVEVDYREDVERLAPDLDALVRAAHEEDARLVYLANPDNPTGHVHDEASVSRLRAALPEDCWLLLDEAYHDFRDDAAAPGFTRALPGVIRCRTLSKALGLAGLRVGYAIAEPDTLAMMMKVRIHYAVSTLSLAAAEVVLDHPGEIDRHIRDVITRRERLARHFRELGADVLPSATNFIGIRLANANLAKRVHADLLRQGKLIARPAHPSLGHVLRITAVEDALVPGRLSELEAALTDG from the coding sequence ATGCCGCGTTTCCCGGATCACCTCACCTCGCCCGGCCCCGACAACCCCTTTCCCGGCATCTGGGTGCTGCAGCGGCGTCTGGGACACGAGATCGCCCACCGCCTGGGCTCCAACGAGGGCCTCGACATGCCCCATGCCGCCCTGCGCGAGCACTTCGGCGACGCCATGACGGAGCACGTCTATTGCTACGGGGACGCCGAGGCCCTGGGCCTGCGCGAGCGCCTGGCCGGTCGCCACGGCTTCGCGGTGGACACCCTGCTGGTGGATGCCGGCTGCGACAGCCTGTTGGCACTGGCCCTGCGCACCGTCGCGCCGGCCGGCAGCACCGTGGTCGGTTCCGCCGGCACCTACCCCACCTTCGGCTACTTCGCCAGGGGCCAGGGCTGTCGCCTGGTGGAGGTCGACTACCGGGAGGACGTCGAGCGGCTCGCCCCGGACCTCGACGCCCTGGTGCGCGCCGCCCACGAGGAGGACGCCCGCCTGGTGTACCTGGCCAACCCGGACAACCCCACCGGCCATGTCCACGACGAGGCCAGCGTCTCGCGCCTGCGCGCGGCACTGCCCGAGGACTGCTGGCTGCTGCTGGACGAGGCCTACCATGACTTCCGCGACGACGCCGCGGCCCCGGGCTTCACCCGGGCCCTGCCCGGGGTGATCCGTTGCCGCACGCTGTCCAAGGCGCTGGGGCTCGCGGGGCTGCGGGTCGGCTATGCGATCGCCGAGCCCGATACCCTGGCCATGATGATGAAGGTGAGGATCCATTACGCCGTATCCACCCTCAGCCTCGCGGCCGCCGAGGTGGTACTAGATCATCCCGGGGAGATCGACCGGCACATCCGTGACGTCATCACCCGTCGGGAGCGGCTGGCCCGGCATTTCCGCGAGCTCGGCGCCGACGTGCTGCCGAGCGCCACCAACTTCATCGGCATCCGCCTGGCCAATGCGAACCTGGCCAAGCGCGTGCATGCCGACCTGCTGCGGCAAGGCAAGCTGATCGCCCGCCCCGCCCATCCGTCGCTGGGCCACGTGCTGCGCATCACCGCCGTGGAGGACGCCCTGGTGCCGGGCCGGCTCAGTGAGCTGGAAGCGGCCCTGACGGACGGCTAG
- a CDS encoding TRAP transporter small permease, which yields MRLLAPVRRLSDVVNQVAIVVCVACILGMLAISFTGFLYTLFTGDALSWTYSLARLFLPWIGLLSSTIALHASEHVAMTLLMRLLPEPLVKLCAGLSLVAMAVFALLVIWYGWAFFQNATQVYMVSDNIQISRQWTAAAVPLSGVIFLLHLVHGFSLLEHFTDESAMIEEVLHAHEEESRS from the coding sequence ATGCGCCTACTCGCCCCGGTCCGTCGCCTCAGTGATGTCGTCAACCAGGTCGCCATCGTGGTGTGCGTGGCCTGCATCCTCGGCATGCTGGCGATCTCCTTCACGGGCTTCCTCTATACCCTGTTCACCGGCGATGCCCTGAGCTGGACCTACTCCCTGGCCCGGCTCTTCCTGCCGTGGATCGGGCTGCTGTCGTCCACCATCGCGCTGCACGCCAGCGAGCACGTGGCCATGACCCTGCTGATGCGGCTGCTGCCCGAGCCCCTGGTCAAGCTGTGCGCGGGCCTCAGCCTGGTGGCCATGGCCGTCTTCGCGCTGCTGGTGATCTGGTACGGCTGGGCCTTCTTCCAGAACGCCACCCAGGTCTACATGGTCTCCGACAACATCCAGATCTCGCGCCAGTGGACGGCCGCCGCCGTGCCGCTGTCCGGCGTGATCTTCCTGCTGCACCTGGTCCACGGCTTCAGCCTGCTGGAGCACTTCACCGACGAGTCGGCGATGATCGAGGAAGTGCTCCACGCCCACGAGGAGGAGTCCCGCTCATGA
- a CDS encoding AraC family transcriptional regulator — translation MPTLDLRATTLAREHVAHAHDHHQLILATSGATELAIEGHGERITGTRGCLIPCARHHEYQGDGRNRTFVLDIPAATLPSLRDGGELERLFERPRFFGVPCRLNRLADSLMQQLELCPALHSEIATLLLRALYLHLQSRPLDEPSLAGPAGLDGRLDMTRLDAWIDRHLADEIRVDRLAALCALSAGHFHARFRERTGMTPLAYVQRRRLEHARTLVNHSGLSLGHIASLVGFRDQGSFSRAYRRRFAIAPSRERHRD, via the coding sequence ATGCCCACTCTCGACCTGCGTGCCACCACCCTTGCACGCGAACACGTGGCCCATGCCCACGACCACCACCAGTTGATCCTGGCCACCAGCGGGGCCACCGAGCTGGCCATCGAGGGCCACGGCGAGCGCATCACCGGCACGCGTGGCTGCCTGATTCCCTGTGCCCGCCATCACGAGTATCAGGGCGACGGTCGCAACCGGACCTTCGTCCTCGATATCCCCGCCGCGACCCTGCCCAGCCTGCGCGACGGCGGCGAGCTCGAGCGACTCTTCGAGCGTCCGCGGTTCTTCGGCGTGCCGTGCCGCCTCAATCGCCTGGCCGACAGCCTGATGCAGCAACTCGAGCTGTGCCCGGCCCTGCACAGCGAGATCGCCACCCTGTTGCTGCGGGCGCTCTACCTGCACCTGCAGTCCCGGCCGCTGGACGAGCCGAGCCTCGCCGGCCCGGCCGGCCTCGACGGGCGGCTCGACATGACCCGCCTGGATGCCTGGATCGACCGGCACCTGGCCGACGAGATTCGTGTCGACCGCCTGGCCGCGCTGTGCGCCCTGAGTGCCGGCCACTTCCATGCCCGCTTCCGCGAACGCACGGGCATGACGCCGCTGGCCTATGTCCAGCGGCGTCGCCTCGAGCACGCCCGGACCCTGGTCAACCACAGCGGCCTGAGCCTCGGGCATATCGCCTCGCTGGTGGGCTTCCGCGACCAGGGCAGCTTCTCCCGGGCCTATCGGCGCCGGTTCGCCATCGCTCCCTCCCGGGAACGGCACCGGGACTGA
- a CDS encoding winged helix-turn-helix domain-containing protein → MRMPRGGDLGPPRGDGVGWWQGVDGAAGEGENNVVDRIVDNEVIGREAELARLRALLAGDGPRVAHLHGVAGIGKTALLKRFVREALAEAACWWLDCRDIEPTPEGCTGALAQAADTDAEGLPALLETLAGRAPLGLIVLDSVEAWRLLDTWLCHRLAPRLPDNLRLVLSGRHHPSVNWAAGEFTQPPLNLPLAPLANADATRLLIRLGLAPARAAAVSGRLHGHPLAIRLAATTLRERPDHRLTDASLQRVMDELTELYLADVDDGQGRRLLEGAAVVRRVTVPLLHALFPDMAAEPAYESLRRLDFTEVLPDGLALHDAVKEPLAHTLRARDPERFLDYRRWAWQALARRAAVTANFELWRYTADMLYLIDNPVVREAFFPSGAQALVVEPARPEHGVMLERIIATHEGESGSRALRRWWRCQPEAFVVVRDEAGACRGFYCRFDPARVAPECLAEDPVTASWQTHLAADPLPEGRRALFIRRWLGEAAGERPGDVQAAAWLDLKRTYMEMRPSLARVYLTVTDLAPYAAVAATLGFRHLPAHGVRLDGRDHATAVLDFGAGSVDGWLARLAAAELGLARPEPLDRDARELVLADGRRQPLTPLEFGVFGYLVDREGEAVSRERLLREVWHSHYTGWSNKVDAVVAGLRRKLGPQAGCIETVTGVGYRYRPDPKPVSSPRG, encoded by the coding sequence ATGAGAATGCCCCGGGGCGGTGATCTTGGGCCGCCTCGAGGGGATGGCGTAGGCTGGTGGCAGGGCGTGGACGGTGCCGCCGGCGAGGGGGAGAACAACGTGGTCGATCGGATCGTCGACAACGAGGTCATCGGCCGGGAAGCCGAACTGGCCCGGCTACGGGCCCTGCTGGCCGGGGACGGGCCCCGCGTCGCTCACCTGCATGGCGTGGCCGGCATCGGCAAGACGGCCTTGCTCAAGCGCTTCGTCCGGGAGGCGTTGGCGGAGGCCGCCTGCTGGTGGCTGGATTGCCGCGACATCGAGCCGACCCCCGAAGGCTGTACGGGGGCCCTGGCCCAGGCGGCCGACACCGATGCCGAGGGGCTGCCCGCGCTGCTCGAGACGCTCGCCGGGCGAGCGCCGCTGGGGCTCATCGTCCTCGACAGCGTCGAGGCCTGGCGCCTGCTGGATACCTGGCTGTGCCACCGGCTGGCCCCCCGGTTGCCCGACAACCTGCGCCTTGTGCTCAGCGGCCGCCACCACCCCTCGGTGAACTGGGCCGCCGGCGAGTTCACCCAGCCGCCCCTGAACCTGCCGCTCGCCCCCCTGGCCAACGCGGACGCCACCCGGCTGCTGATCCGCCTGGGCCTCGCGCCGGCCCGGGCCGCCGCGGTCTCGGGCCGACTGCACGGGCATCCCCTGGCTATCCGTCTGGCGGCGACCACCCTGCGGGAACGACCGGACCACCGGCTCACGGATGCTTCCCTGCAGCGGGTCATGGACGAGCTGACCGAGCTCTATCTCGCCGACGTGGACGACGGCCAGGGCCGGCGCCTGTTGGAGGGCGCGGCGGTGGTGAGGCGCGTCACGGTGCCCCTCCTGCACGCCCTGTTTCCTGATATGGCGGCCGAGCCGGCCTACGAGAGCCTGCGTCGACTGGACTTCACCGAGGTCTTGCCCGACGGCCTCGCCCTGCACGACGCCGTGAAGGAGCCGCTGGCCCATACCCTGCGCGCCCGGGACCCCGAGCGCTTCCTCGACTATCGCCGCTGGGCCTGGCAGGCCCTGGCCCGGCGCGCCGCCGTGACGGCGAACTTCGAGCTGTGGCGCTATACCGCCGACATGCTCTACCTCATCGACAACCCCGTGGTGCGCGAGGCCTTCTTCCCCTCCGGGGCCCAGGCGTTGGTCGTGGAGCCCGCGCGTCCCGAGCACGGGGTGATGCTGGAGCGCATCATCGCGACACATGAAGGCGAGTCGGGGAGCCGGGCGCTGAGGCGCTGGTGGCGATGCCAGCCCGAGGCCTTCGTCGTCGTCCGGGACGAGGCGGGGGCCTGCCGGGGCTTCTACTGTCGCTTCGACCCGGCCCGGGTGGCCCCCGAGTGCCTGGCGGAGGATCCGGTCACCGCGAGCTGGCAGACGCATCTCGCCGCGGATCCCCTGCCGGAGGGCCGCCGGGCGCTGTTCATTCGCCGCTGGCTGGGGGAGGCGGCGGGGGAACGCCCCGGCGACGTCCAGGCCGCGGCCTGGCTGGATCTCAAGCGCACCTACATGGAGATGCGCCCTTCCCTGGCCCGGGTCTACCTGACTGTCACCGATCTTGCTCCCTATGCCGCCGTGGCCGCGACCCTGGGCTTCCGGCACCTGCCGGCCCATGGCGTCCGTCTGGACGGTCGCGACCATGCCACGGCGGTGCTCGACTTCGGGGCCGGCTCGGTGGACGGCTGGCTGGCGCGGCTGGCGGCGGCGGAGCTGGGGCTCGCGCGACCCGAGCCGCTGGATCGGGACGCCCGCGAATTGGTGCTGGCCGATGGACGACGCCAGCCGCTGACGCCGCTGGAGTTCGGGGTGTTCGGCTATCTCGTCGACCGGGAGGGGGAGGCGGTCTCCCGGGAGCGGCTGCTCCGTGAGGTCTGGCACAGCCACTACACTGGCTGGAGCAACAAGGTCGACGCCGTGGTGGCTGGCTTGAGGCGCAAGCTGGGCCCTCAGGCCGGCTGCATCGAGACTGTCACCGGCGTGGGCTATCGTTACCGGCCGGACCCGAAACCGGTGTCCTCTCCTCGCGGTTGA
- the dctP gene encoding TRAP transporter substrate-binding protein DctP, producing the protein MTATSLPRLAALAALPLAIASTQVQAQSYEMAIATLIPENLTNNSIYPALVHFKEQVESRTEGDLAVTLFGGGQMGSEVETGSQVQAGGRALQSSILTSGAMSSFYPDYQVVTAPFLFDSWRQAWAFFDGEWFADFMSGTVEAADMRYLGTFDDGGGFVAFTNNERLIKTVEDLEGLNIRTEENPAHVATMKALGASATPLPWGELITALETGLADGQFNAPVINTTYGLDEVTDYTTLTGHVYNSASWVVSEAWYQELPEDYQRIVTTAAREAVELSHGASAMLATASWQKSCELFEECYIMPTDERQRMAEIARPAWKTWIVEDFGADAQLVEDLLAEVQSLRETLPQETYQRYGQ; encoded by the coding sequence ATGACTGCCACATCGCTACCCCGCCTGGCGGCGCTGGCCGCGCTGCCGCTGGCCATCGCCAGCACCCAGGTGCAGGCCCAGTCCTACGAGATGGCCATCGCCACCCTGATCCCCGAGAACCTGACCAACAACAGCATCTATCCCGCCCTGGTGCACTTCAAGGAGCAGGTGGAGTCCCGGACCGAGGGCGACCTCGCCGTGACCCTCTTCGGCGGCGGCCAGATGGGCTCCGAGGTGGAGACCGGCTCCCAGGTGCAGGCCGGGGGGCGGGCCCTGCAGTCGAGTATCCTGACCTCCGGCGCCATGTCGTCCTTCTATCCGGACTACCAGGTCGTCACCGCGCCTTTCCTGTTCGACAGCTGGCGTCAGGCCTGGGCCTTCTTCGACGGCGAGTGGTTCGCGGACTTCATGTCCGGCACCGTCGAGGCCGCCGACATGCGCTACCTGGGCACCTTCGACGACGGCGGCGGCTTCGTGGCCTTCACCAACAACGAGCGCCTGATCAAGACCGTCGAGGACCTCGAGGGCCTGAACATCCGCACCGAGGAGAACCCGGCCCACGTGGCGACCATGAAGGCCCTGGGAGCCTCGGCCACGCCGCTGCCCTGGGGCGAGCTGATCACCGCCCTGGAAACCGGTCTCGCCGATGGCCAGTTCAACGCCCCGGTGATCAATACCACCTACGGCCTCGATGAGGTGACCGATTACACCACCCTGACCGGGCACGTCTACAACAGTGCGTCCTGGGTGGTCAGCGAGGCCTGGTACCAGGAACTGCCCGAGGACTACCAGCGGATCGTCACCACGGCGGCCCGCGAGGCGGTGGAGCTGAGTCACGGCGCCTCGGCGATGCTGGCCACCGCCAGCTGGCAGAAGTCCTGCGAGCTGTTCGAGGAGTGCTACATCATGCCCACCGACGAGCGCCAGCGCATGGCCGAGATCGCCCGGCCGGCCTGGAAGACCTGGATCGTCGAGGACTTCGGGGCCGATGCCCAGCTGGTCGAGGACCTGCTCGCCGAAGTGCAGTCGCTGCGCGAGACGCTGCCCCAGGAAACCTACCAGCGCTACGGCCAGTGA
- a CDS encoding IS481 family transposase, with translation MNTHKNARLTLHGRALLVRRVVDEGLRPVEVAKAQGVSVRTVYKWVRRYRQEGEAGLQDRSSRPRRCPHAVPAEVREQVLERRQQRQTYRQIAERLGIGHSTVARLLEREGLNRLSALAPARPVNRYEHDAPGDLLHLDIKKLGRFERPGHRVTGDRQQNTRGAGWEYVHIAIDDHSRVAFGTRYPDETGWSACYALLEAVRYYRNLGIRFSRVLTDNGGCYKSKPFRRLCRRLGLKRKRTRPYTPRTNGKAERFIQTALREWAYARSYISSEERGRHLPAWLHQYNWHRPHASLDYRPPVSRLRLSVNNLVGLHT, from the coding sequence ATGAACACCCATAAGAATGCCCGTCTTACCCTGCATGGTCGAGCCCTGCTGGTCCGCCGAGTCGTTGACGAAGGGCTTCGGCCAGTGGAGGTCGCCAAGGCGCAAGGTGTCAGTGTGAGGACGGTCTACAAGTGGGTGCGCCGCTACCGGCAAGAGGGTGAGGCCGGGCTGCAGGACCGCTCTTCTCGTCCCCGTCGCTGCCCTCATGCGGTCCCTGCCGAGGTTCGCGAGCAGGTCCTCGAGCGTCGCCAGCAGCGCCAGACCTACCGCCAGATCGCCGAGCGGTTAGGGATCGGACACAGCACGGTCGCACGGCTCCTCGAACGCGAGGGGCTGAATCGTCTCTCGGCCTTGGCACCTGCCCGTCCCGTGAATCGTTACGAGCATGACGCGCCGGGAGATCTACTGCACCTGGACATCAAGAAACTCGGCCGCTTCGAACGCCCAGGGCATCGTGTCACCGGCGATCGCCAGCAGAACACGCGGGGCGCCGGCTGGGAGTATGTTCACATCGCCATCGACGATCACTCGCGGGTCGCTTTCGGCACCCGCTATCCCGATGAAACCGGTTGGAGTGCGTGCTATGCCCTATTGGAGGCCGTGCGTTACTACAGGAACCTGGGCATTCGCTTCTCGCGCGTGCTGACCGACAATGGTGGATGCTACAAATCCAAGCCGTTCCGCCGCCTGTGCCGGCGTCTGGGACTGAAGCGCAAACGCACTCGACCCTATACGCCCCGCACCAATGGCAAGGCAGAGCGGTTCATTCAGACCGCGCTGCGGGAATGGGCCTACGCCCGGTCATACATCAGCTCGGAGGAGCGAGGCAGGCATCTGCCTGCCTGGCTTCATCAGTACAACTGGCATCGGCCACATGCCAGTCTGGATTATCGGCCTCCGGTTAGCCGGCTGAGGCTTTCCGTGAACAACCTGGTGGGTTTACACACCTAG
- a CDS encoding DUF1326 domain-containing protein yields MNADWRVAGTYFEACTCKGACPCLFGNDPTEGSCDALVAWHIERGHFDDQPLNGLNLAMALHSPGNMTDGNWRVVVYVDQAASEAQHQALVRIFGGQAGGHPAMLAGFIGEFLGVESAPMDFRIEHRHQSLTIGDVASAALTAIEGQDGGEVCISGHPVAISPGNDLVLARHEGVSHRGHGLDWHFSDRTASYAAFQYSAV; encoded by the coding sequence ATGAACGCGGATTGGCGAGTGGCAGGGACCTACTTCGAGGCCTGTACCTGCAAGGGTGCCTGCCCCTGCCTGTTCGGCAACGACCCCACGGAGGGCAGCTGCGACGCCCTGGTGGCCTGGCACATCGAACGCGGTCATTTCGACGACCAACCCCTGAACGGCCTCAACCTGGCCATGGCGCTGCATTCGCCCGGCAACATGACGGACGGCAACTGGCGAGTCGTGGTCTACGTGGACCAGGCCGCCAGCGAGGCACAACACCAGGCCCTGGTACGCATCTTCGGCGGCCAGGCTGGCGGCCATCCGGCCATGCTGGCCGGCTTCATAGGCGAGTTCCTCGGCGTCGAGTCCGCCCCAATGGACTTCCGGATCGAACACCGCCATCAGTCGCTGACGATCGGTGACGTGGCCAGCGCCGCCCTGACCGCCATCGAGGGACAGGACGGCGGCGAGGTGTGCATCAGCGGCCATCCGGTGGCGATCTCGCCGGGCAATGACCTGGTGCTGGCGCGTCACGAAGGCGTGTCTCACCGGGGCCATGGGCTGGACTGGCATTTCAGCGACCGCACCGCATCCTATGCCGCCTTCCAATACTCGGCGGTCTGA
- a CDS encoding 2-hydroxyacid dehydrogenase, whose protein sequence is MKKCILAYGRLSDDQLAQLAREFEVRNFTGLASSEDPAFRAALPEAHGLIGSSLTITPELLDMAPRLEAIATISVGHDNYPVEELTRRGILLCNTPDVLTETTADTGFLLIMATARRAVELAEFVRRGDWQQSLGPEHFGTDVHGKTLGMVGFGRIGAAIARRGALGFGMKVLYSNASPKPDLEAELGAERRELDALLADADIVCITVPLTAETEHMIGAREFGLMKPSAILVNIARGKVIQEAALINALETGQIHAAGLDVFEHEPLSPESPLPHMANVVALPHIGSATHETRNAMAQRAVDNLRLALKGQRPISLVNEAAWRPA, encoded by the coding sequence ATGAAGAAATGCATCCTGGCCTATGGGCGCCTGAGCGATGACCAACTGGCCCAGCTCGCCCGGGAGTTCGAGGTTCGCAACTTCACTGGCCTGGCCTCCTCCGAGGATCCGGCCTTCCGGGCCGCCCTCCCCGAGGCCCATGGCCTGATCGGCTCGAGCCTGACCATCACCCCGGAGCTGCTGGACATGGCACCGAGACTGGAGGCCATCGCCACCATCTCGGTGGGCCACGACAACTACCCCGTCGAGGAGCTGACGCGACGCGGGATCCTGTTGTGCAACACGCCGGACGTGCTCACCGAGACCACCGCCGACACCGGCTTCCTGCTGATCATGGCCACCGCTCGCCGCGCCGTGGAGCTGGCGGAGTTCGTGCGTCGCGGCGACTGGCAGCAGAGCCTCGGCCCGGAGCACTTCGGCACCGATGTCCACGGCAAGACGCTCGGCATGGTGGGCTTCGGTCGCATCGGCGCGGCGATCGCACGACGCGGTGCCCTGGGCTTCGGCATGAAGGTGCTCTACTCCAACGCCTCCCCGAAGCCCGATCTCGAGGCGGAACTCGGCGCCGAACGCCGCGAGCTCGACGCCCTGCTGGCCGACGCCGATATCGTCTGCATCACGGTGCCCCTGACCGCCGAGACAGAGCACATGATCGGCGCCCGGGAGTTCGGACTGATGAAGCCCTCGGCGATCCTGGTCAACATCGCCCGCGGCAAGGTGATCCAGGAGGCGGCGCTGATCAACGCCCTGGAGACCGGCCAGATCCATGCGGCAGGCCTCGACGTCTTCGAGCATGAGCCGTTGTCCCCCGAGTCGCCGCTGCCCCACATGGCCAACGTGGTGGCCCTCCCCCACATCGGCTCGGCGACCCACGAGACGCGCAACGCCATGGCCCAGAGAGCCGTGGACAACCTGCGCCTGGCGTTGAAGGGGCAGCGCCCCATCAGCCTGGTCAACGAGGCGGCCTGGAGGCCCGCCTGA